GTTCCCGCAATTGAAGCAACTACAGCCGCAATCGTTGAACAAAACTCAACCGATGTTGAAGTGGTCTCTGGTGCTAGTTTAACTTCACAAGGTGTCATGAACGCAACCAAAAATGCTTTAGGTATTTTAGTTGTAACCAATGACGAACCTCATTTAGTCTTTGAAGACGGGACTTATACAGGGGAAGCTGAAGGCTTTGGCGGTCCTATCCGGGTTGAAGTTATCGTTGCCGAAGGTAAAATTTCTGAAGTGACTATTTTAGAACACGGTGAAACCCAAGGTATTTCTGACCCAGCGATTGAAGAAATCCCAGCTGCGATTATTAATCAAAATAAAGTTAATGTATCAGCTGTTTCTGGCGCAAGCTACACTTCGCTTGGTATCGTTAATGCGGTTAGTAATGCATTAAATTTACCAGAATTAACACAAGAAGATTTAGGCTCAGCCACCGTTACAACCCAAGTAGCAACTACCGAAGAAGCAGTTGAAGAATCTGAGGAAGTTTCTGAAGAAGAAGCAGCTGAAGAGTCTGAGTCTGAAGAAGTTTCAGAAGAAGTTGTTTGGCAAGATGGTACATACACAGCTGAAACGGAAGGTCATAATGGACCTCTAGAAGTTGAAGTAACCATCGAAGAAGGTGCCATCACGGCTGTAGAAGTATTAAACCACGAAGAAACGGAAGGTATTTCTGACCCAGCTATCGAAGAAGTACCTGCAGCGATTGTTGAGGCTAACTCTACTGAAGTTGATATCGTTTCAGGTGCCTCTGTGTCTTCACAAGCTATCATTGATGCCGTTAATCTAGCCCTTGAAGAAGCGGCTGGTGGCTCAAGTGAAACAACTTTCGAAGACGGAACACACACTGGTTCGGCTGAAGGTCATAACGGTCCGCTTGAATTAGAAGTCGTTGTTGAAGATGGAGCTATCGTTGAAATCAACATTCTTGACCACTCAGAAACAAAAGGCTTATCTGATCCTGCCTTTGAAGAAGTCGTTGCAGCAATTATTGAATCAAATTCAGTTGAAGTTGATACAGTATCTGGCGCTACTTATACTTCAAACGCAATCATCGACGCCGTTAAAAATGCCTTAAATATCGAAGAATAACCTTTACCACTCAAAGAGTTGACCCTCAACGGTCAGCTCTTTTTTTATGGCTTTAAGGAATTGTCAGATGGCAACTACTGCTTATCAAGCTAACTGTAAAGAGCTTGGTTTGTAGATTTGAAAGTGGAACTTACTCAGGCAGAATATTCCACATAATCAATTAAGTGGAACCAACTCGGCCTGAATATTCCACATAATCAGCAAATGTGACAAGTGAGTGACCATCAGTCCTATAATAAGCCCACCTATGGAAGAAATTCACAATAATTATTAGACAAAAGTTTAATTGGGTCATTACTCTGTGAGCAGTGTCCTGATTCATCATTTTAAACTAGAGATTTCTGCAAAAAACCAAAATACATTTACTTTTAGCGGGAATCGTGAGCTGGTATTTGAATAGATGGCGAGGGAATGACTGTGCATCGCCAGCAAATTGAATAGGTGGCGAAGCTCATATATCTCCTCGCCACCAATTAAATTATCCTTATTATATTGTCCAATCTTAAGTTGACGGCACTTATTTCCCACTTACTCTTGCGGGATTAAGTGGAACAAACTCGACCACAATATTCCACATAATCAGCTAATGTGACAAGTGAGTGACCGTCAGTCCTATCAAACCCCACCTACCTAACTCCTTCAGTCCTCATTAAATAAAGGCGAAGCCAAAAAAACCGTCTTATCTACCAAATAAGACGGTGGGGTTTATGATTGTTAGTTTGATGGGTGGGGATATTTATTCAAGGGGTTATTCTTGGTCTTCAGCTGTATCTTCCATGTCGAATGCAGGTCTTAAGTGGCCTTCTGCTTCTAACTCGGATAGGAAGTCGTAGACTTCTTGCGATGTGAAAGCAGCTTGAAGGGCTTTAATTTCGTCTGAATCAACATTCCCTTCGCGAACAACTAATTGAATGGCAAAGGTGTTATCCGATTCGTCTTCTAAGAAAATAGCATCCGCTGGGGTTAAATCGATGCTAGCGATATAGGTTGGGTAGTTGAATACTAAATCATAGCCATCTTCATAAGCGGCCGTTAGATTCAGTAAATCAATGTGTTCAAATTCTAAGTTCAATGGGTTGTCGGTAATATCTTCCACTGTCGCAAAGAAACCAGCTTCTTCGTCTAACGTTAACAAGCCTTGATCTTGCAATATTAATAGCGCGCGTGCTTCATTGGTTGGATCTGAAGGAATAGCTACTTCTGCGCCTTCTTCAATTTCATCGACAGTTTCATAGGTCGGTGAGTAGAAACCAACCACGGCGTTGTAAATAGGTTGAATCGCCACCAAGTCGCCGTCACGTTCTTCATTAAACATTTCCATAAATGGTTCATGTTGAGCAAAGCTGGCAATCACTTCATCATTTAATAAAGCTTCGTTGTATTGAATATTGTCGGTTACTTCAACGAGTTCGACGGAATAAGGTTCAGCAATGGCTTCTCCGGCTAATTCAACCACATCAGTCATTGGGGGTAAGTGTGAGGCTACGCGTAAAACATTTTCGTCTTGAGCGGTTACCGTCGTTGATGCAAAACTAACACTCGCTAATAGGACAGTAAGTCCTGAAACAAATAATTTTTTAAACATGTTATCTTCCTTCCTAACTTTAACGTTTATCTAAACGGTTGGCTAAATTCAAACCTAGCCATTGAATAATTTGGACCAAAATAATAATAACTACAATCGCCGTATACATAATATCATCTTCGAAACGTTGGTAGCCGTATCGAATCGCAAATTGACCAATTCCCCCTCCTCCAACGACGCCCATAATGGTTGAGTAGGAGATAAAACTAACAAAAGCACTTGTAAATCCAACGATTAAAGAACTTCTCGCTTCGACATATAAAAACTTTGTCACTAACTGTGGAATCGAAGCTCCCATTGCCCGCCCTGTTTCGACCACACCTTTAGGAACATCGCTTAAGGATTGCTCCACAAAACGGGCATATAAAGCAATCGCGATAACCATCATGGGAAAGGAAGCGGCAACAGGATCCCCGGTTGCCCTACCATAGACCGCGCGAATTAGAGGTTGCATGGCAATAACCAACAATAAAAATGGAAATGACCGAATGATATTTACTATAATATTGGCGGTTTGATAAATCCATTTGTTTTCTAAAATACGCCCCTTGGCCGTTAAATATAAAAGGGTTCCTAGTGGTAGCCCAATCAGAATGGCAGCTAGTGAAGCGAACCCTAGCATGATAGCTGTTTCGACTAAACTTTCGGCCAAGGACGGCCCATAATCAGCCAACCGTTCAAAATAAATACTTAAGGCTTCTTTAGTCATTTAACAAAACCTCCATCGCACGTTCATGATAAGATTGTGCTACAACTTTTGAGGTATTCGGTGTTATGTCTAACAAATCCACCACTTGTCCTTCTTCCATAATCGCTACCCTTTGACAGAGGGCTTTAACAACACTCAGTTCATGCGTTACAATCACGGTGGTAATTTGATACTTTTCGTTAATTCGGCGTAAAACATCAACAATTTCACCGGTGGTAAATTCATCCAGGGCCGATGTGGGTTCATCACACAAAAGGATTTTGGGTTTAATAATTAAAGCCCGCGCAATACCGACCCTCTGTTTTTGTCCCCCCGAAAGTTGAGCAGGATAACTATCCCGTTTATCTTCTAGTCCGACAAAGCGCAACACTTCATCTAATTCTAAATAGTCTTCGTAAGGATGCAGGGTTAGAGGCAACATAATATTCTCGGCCACGGTCAAATTTGATAACAAATTAAATTGTTGAAAAATCATCCCGATATTTTTGCGATAAAAACGTAATTTACTTTTTTTAATTTGACAAACATCAACACCATCCACTAAAACACGGCCTTCATCGGGTGTTTCCAATTGATTAATCATCCGCAATAAGGTCGATTTCCCGGCTCCTGACTGCCCAATCACGCCAAAAACTTCATGATCCTTAATCGTTAAATTAATGTTTTTTAAGGCACTCAATTGATTTTTACCTTTTTCGGTACGGAAAACTTTGCTCACATTTTCAAACTGAATCAAAATCCCACCTACTTTCTATTTTCAGACTATAACAGATATTTATAATAAATAATACAGATTTACACTGGTGTTTCAATACAATAACTTTATCACAGTCTTGTATTTATAGCAACTCTTTAAACCTACCTTTCTGAAACCTCGTCTCTAATAAAACAGTTTCTCGCATGTGTATACATAATGTTTTAACCCTTATCAAGGTCATTATCATCTTTTTTTGAAAACTGATTGACTAATTTTCAAAATAACATTAAAATTATGAGAATGAGATTAAATACAAAGGTGGGCTGTCGATTGAAAGAAGCATTTAAATTTGTTTTTCCCAAAACAATCCCTATAATGACGGGATATTTATTTTTAGGTATTGCATATGGTTTTCTCATCACATCGCAAGGTTATGATGTTTGGATTCCGATTGCGATGAGCCTCTTTATTTATGCAGGATCGATGCAATATGCAGCTATTCCTTTATTAGCAGCCCCTTTTGATCCTTTAGGTGCATTTATTTTAACTTTAATGGTTAACGCTAGGCATGTTTTTTATGCGATTGCTCTTTTACGGCAATATCATGACATGGGCTGGCAAAAATGGTACAGTATTTTCGCCTTAAGCGATGAAACTTTTTCCTTGAATATATCGATGGAAATTCCTGAAGATATTAATCCTTCATGGGCTTATTTTCATGTGTCTTGGCTCGATCATTTCTACTGGGTGGCTGCGACGGCCTTAGGTGCTTTACTGGGTAGTTTCTTGACTTTTGATACGACTGGTATTGAATTTGTTTTAACCGCCCTCTTTTTAAGTATTTTTGTGGAGCGTTGGCTCAATACAAACGATCACCGTGCCGCAATGGTTGGGGTCGTTGCTCCCGTGATTTGCTTAATCATTTTTGGACCGGCTAATTTCATGATTCCAGCTATGTTTTTGATTTTACTTATTTTCGCGATTGAATACTATCAAAAGGAGCGTCGCCATGACTAATACCGAAATTATTATAACCATCATTGTCATAGCGGCTGGAACTATTTTAACGCGTTTCATAGCTTTTATCATTTTTCCACCCCACAAAACGCCGCCAAAATTCGTTCAATACCTCAGCAAAACCCTACCCGCAGCGGTCATCGGCTTATTAGTTGTCTACGCTTTTAAAGACACACAACTATTCGCCTATCCCTATGCGCTACCCGAAATCATCGCATCCATCGTCTTAGTCATCATCCACGTCTGGAAACGCAACACCATGCTAACCATTGCCATTTCAACTTTATTGTACATGTTTTTAGTTCAGATCGTCTTTGTTTAACAATCCTCACGGATTGTTTTTTTATTTATTATTTTTATAAAACCCCTTCGAATAAATACCCCTGATGAAAGCTTGGTGCATCTGATTTATGGAGATATTTATTTGAAAGGGTTTTGTATAATGATGTTTAATTGCTTTTTCAAGGCGTATTATTAGTAAATTTAATTACATTTGATATAATGATATTATGAGATAAAAGAAATTATATGTTTCTTTTAGTTCAAATTAATTATATTTCTAGGAGAGATAACCATGAAAAAATCATTGAAAAAATTATTGACGATTGGTACAAGCGCTATGTTAATGACGTCTTTAACCGCCGGTCAATTGGTTTTAGCTCAAGAAGAAAGTGCTACTGAAGAAACCTCTGAAATGGTCGAAGAAACTGCCCAGAGCGAGGATGTTGAAACTAGCTCTGAAGACGTTGAAGATGTTGATGACGAAGCGATGACTACGGATGCTAGCGAACGTCAAACCGCTTACGAAACAGCTTTAAATCATTTCCGTGAAACATATCCCGATGCACAAATTAGCCGTATTCATATTTCAGAAATAAGTGAAGACTTGTGGGAACAAATCACTGATTTCTTTAGTGGAGACAATAACGACGATCAGGCTACTGAAACAACCGAGGTCGTTGACAATGCTGAAGTTGAAACAGAGGTCATTGAAGAATCTGTACCCGCTGATGATACCGTGGCTGATGATACCGTAGCTGACGACGAAGAAGTTCACTACGAAATCCGTATCTTTGCATTGGATGCAACGACTGAATATGAAGTGGCTTATTATGAAACGGGCGAATTAATCCAAGGTGACATCAACGAGTTAGATCCTGACGAAGCTTCAGAACGTTTGACCAATGAAACCTTCAATATCGATGACACGATTCCATTTGACGAAGTTGAAACTGCCGCATTAGACCATGTTGGCTATGGCGAAACGATTGAATGGGATTTAGTTTACGACACCAACCAACACGCTAATCCTTATTGGATTGTACAGGTTGAAGAAGTATCAGATGAAATGTTTGGTAACCGCAATGCGGAAGTTTGGATTGACGCAACTACCGGTGAAGTCTTTGCTGCTTCTGGCGATGACGTGGTAGACCCTTCAACACCTGTTGAAGAATCCTTCGAAGAAGCTGTTGACCCAGTGACTGAAGAAGACGTCATTGAAACGGTTGAAGACCCTGCTATGGACACCGTCGATAGCGTTGAAGAAGACGTTGAATAAGGTTAACCCCATAATAAATATCTTAATTCATCCAGTTGCGCTTGCAGCTGGATTTTTTCTTTATCTCAGTCTCTTGACGGATGAATTTATTTGAAAGATTTGTTAGAATTAATCTAATTATGAAAGGAGTGATCAAATGAATAATTGGTGGAAAGATTTGCGGCGCATACTCCTTTGGGTAAGTATAATTTTCGGAATTATTTTCACGATATTTATTATTAATCAGTTTATTACGCTCTATCAATTTTTAGCAGCTATAAATTCTGTGTTCGCAATCATTACCGTAAGTGCTTTATTAATAGCCATCACGGTGATAGCTTACAAACTAGGACGCGTCCTGTTCAGCAAACCATTGGTGATTGAATTAGCCGATAATGCTTCTAATGAAGAATATCAAGAGTATATTAAACTATTAACTGAACAATTAAAAACTAACCCCTTATTAGCCGAAATTGAATTCAAGGCTGATGATCCACACTTAGAAGAAAAAATTGAAGAAAGTTTTACGCTATTAAACGAAAAATCCCTACCTTTAATAAAAGAAAATGCTAACGCTATTTTTCTAAGTACGGCTATCTCACAAAATGGATCACTCGATAGTTTTATGGTGATTTTTTCGAATATTCGAATGATTTGGCAATTAGCCAATATTTATGGCACCCGCCCTTCTCTGGCTAGCTTAATTAAATTATACGCCCAAGTCGGTAGTATCATGTTAATGGCTCGGACTATGGAAGATTCCGACCTGATTGAAACACAAATGGAACCTCTTATCGCTTCAATTCTTGGCGAAAGTATCGCTTCAGCAATCCCAGGTATGGTGCCTATAGCCAACTTAGTCGTAAGTTCAATGATGGAAGGTTCAGTCAATGCCTTTTTGACTTTGCGCGTTGGGTTAGTCACACAAAATTATTTAAGCAGTTACCATCGCTTAAACCAACAAACGCTCAAACGCAGCACTTCCATGTTAGCCCTCAGCTACATGGGTTCCATCATTCGTACGAACAGTAAAACCGTTCTAAAAACCGTCGGCAATGCCGCTAAGAAAGCAGGGGTTGGCACGGCTAAACGATGGTTTGGTTTTGAAAGCAAAGGAAAAGACGCAGTTTAACAAACGCGTATAGGGAAAACGAATTACGCTATATGCGTTTGGGAAACGCGTATAGGGAAAGTGGATTACGCTATATGCGTTTGGCAAATATATATTAGAAACTGCGAACACGCCGGCCTTAGCTTAAGTGGGGGGTGCTGGCAAAAGCATTTGCCGGTACTCATCAGATATTGTGTACCGGCAAATTTTGAAAAAAAGTCGAAATTGGGCGGCAACTGTTGAGGCGATAATCGTTCAACTTTCGAAAGCCCGCCAAACTAGTCCTCATTTGGCGGGCAAATCTCAACCCCCCGCCAAACCAGCCTCCATTTGGCGGGCAAATCTCAACCCCCCGCCAAACCAGCCTCCATTTGGCGGGCACAACCCAAGAGCCCGCCAAATCAACTTCCATTTGGCGGGCTCTTGCATATTTAATACTTATTTACTTCTAACTACTAACTACTAAACTTTCTCAACCACCATACTAATTCCCATGCCGCCACCGATACACAAGGAGGCTAAGCCATATTGGGCTTCTGGTTGACGTAACATTTCGTGGATTAAAGTGGCGGAAACACGGGCACCGGAGGCTCCGATTGGGTGCCCGATAGCGACAGCGCCACCGTTGAGATTTATTTTTTTAGATAGTTCTTCTTCAGGCACATCTAAATCGTCACTTAATTGCTTAATGACGGCTAATGATTGTGCAGCAAAGGCTTCATTCAGTTCAACTACAGCCATTTGATCCATTGATAAGCCGGTTTTCTTTAAAACAGAATGGATAGCATTGACTGGACCAATCCCCATAATACTTGGGTCGACGCCACTTTGGCCGAAACCAAGGACTTCTACTAAAGGTGTCAATTGATGTTGTTGCACAAAGCTTTCTGAAACAACGAAAGCAAAAGCAGCACCATCATTTAAACCAGAAGCATTCCCAGCGGTTACCGAGCCTTCAAGATCGAAAGCTGGGCGAAGTTGACCAAGTTTTTCCAAAGTAGTCGTCTGGTTAATGTACTCATCTTCCTCAAAAACAAATTCGCCTTTGCGGGTTTTAACGACAACGGGAATAATTTCATCTTTGAACTTGCCATCTGCTTGAGCAGCGCGGGCTTTCTCTTGTGAGTTCATGGCAAACGCATCTTGCGCTTCGCGGCTAAGGTGATATTTATTAGCGAGGTTTTCGGCGGTTACGCCCATATGGATGTTTTCAAAGGCATCGGTTAAACCGTCGCGCAATAAGGTGTCATCCATCGTGAAAGCACCCATCTTGTGACCTTTACGCAAGTTGTTAGCCGCTACGAATTTAGCTTGTGACATTGACTCAACGCCGCCGGCAATAATACAATCTGCTTCACCAGCTTTAATGTGGGTATAAGCTTCATAAATTGACTTCATGCCACTTCCACAGAGCATATTCACAGCATAGGCAGGAATTTCGTTGGAAACACCTGAATTGACTGAAATTTGGCGAGCCACATTTTGACCATGACCAGCACTTAGAACGTTCCCAATGATGACTTCTTTAACATTATCTTTTACAACTGGATGTTGCTCTAACATCGATGTTAATAATTGGGTGCCGAGTTCAACAGGCGTTAAATCTGAGATTGAACCTAGGAAACTGCCTACAGCCGTCCGGTTAATAGCTAATAGATAAACTTTTTCTGTCATTATAGACGCATGCCCCCATTGACACCTAACACTTGACCGTTGACATAAGAAGCTTCGTCACTGGCTAAGAATAAAGCGGCATTAGCAATTTCAATCGGTTCACCTAAACGTTTCATTGGATTAGTATCTTTCATCGATTGAATAATTTTTTCTGGAACGGTATCTAAAATAGATGTATTAATATAACCTGGTGCGATACAGTTGGTTCTAACTTGTGCCCCTTTACGTGTAAATTCTTTAGCCCAAGTGTAAGTTAAGCCAATCACGCCCGCTTTAGTTGCTGCATAATTGGATTGTCCGATATTCCCATATTCGCCTACAACAGAAGAAATATTGATGACTGAACCTGTACCTTGTTCAATCATATGTGGACTCACAGCACGTGTCACATTGAATACACCTTTCAAGTTAACGTTGATAACACGATCCCATTGATCATCAGTCATTTTGTTCAATAAAGCATCCGCTGTAATACCAGCGTTATTAACCAAAATATCAATTTTTCCGTATTTTTCAAAAACCTCCGCAATAACAGCGTTCACTTTTTCTGAATCTGTTACATTTAACTCAAAAAAATCAACATCTGCTTCTGTGGGTGCCTTTAGGTCTAGCGAAACAACTTTTGCGCCTTCTTCTTTAAAACGCTTCGCCATTTCAGCTCCTAATCCTTGACTTCCTCCAGTGATTAATGCAACTTTATCTTTTAAACGATCCATCTTTAACTCCCTTTCTCGTTCGGTTTAGTAAATATCCCATTTTCTAATACGTTCATAAATTCATCGGCTACTTCATTAATGTCTTCATCATTTTGCATCATCCCATAACGGATACCTAAAAAGGTATGTGCCCCGATTAGGATATAGGCTAATACTTCTGGATTTTCAGTCGTCACTTCACCTTGCTCACCGGCACGTTGAATTTGACGAATATAACTAGCCGCAAAATCACGATAATAGTTAAAGAAAATCTCTTTATCAATATAAATTGATTCCCATAAGATATTATACATATCGGGATTTTCACGAACTAATTCAATAAAAGTAATTAAACCTTGGCGTTCGGCTTCCCGCCGATTCGATGTTTTACCTGTACGAGCTTTTATCTTCGAACGAATTTCCAAGCCATATTGTTCAACGATATATTTATATAATGAATATTTGTCTTGAAAATATAGGTAAAAAGCACCGACACTCGTGTTAGCCGTATTGGTTATATCTTTAATTTTTGTTTTATTATATCCATTTTTATAAAAATGAAAACGCGCAGACGCAACTAAATCATCCACTGTTTTCCTACCTTTATCGGTCAAAGGTTGATTAATTAAATCCATGATGTCATACTCCCTAATTTATTTTACTTCTATTATAGGTAATTCTGGTCATGGAAACAAACCTAATTATACGATTGATAATGGCGCTGGTGTCTCAAGAAAACCAATGAGAGCCCCTAAAAATTCCTGAGGTTTTTCATACATTGAGGCATGTCCACACGATTGAATCACTGAAAACTGTGCATTTTCGATGGCTTCATAGAGTTCTCTTTGTTGATCAAGCGGGGTAATCAAATCATGACTAGCTCCCAGTATATAAGTAGGTTGAGTGATTTTGTGTAACTCACTCCGACTATCATAGGATTCAGCACTCGTAATCAAGCGTTTCATTCGCTCTAAATAGCCCGGTTGACTAAATACTCCTAGTAACAATTCTTGACGTTTCTTAAACCAAGCTTGATTATTATTATAAAACGCAGGTGAATAAATAATCGGAATGGTTGATAAATAGAAGTTTAACGGACTTTGCATCGCTTCAATCCATGAACGTCCAATATCTTTTAACCAATCATTCGTATTCGGACAAGCATTTGATAAAAATAATTTGTTTACATAGCTACCATATTTTACCGTAAATTGAATAGCTACTTCACTACCATAAGAGATGCCCATGATATTGACGGTTTCCAACGTCAGAAAATCTAAAAAGGCTTTAATTAATTCAACTTGATCGGCTTGCGTGTAATCGTCAGTAGCCGCTGCAGATTGACCTTGATCTAACATATCCACTAAAATCAATTGATACCGTTCACTTAAAGTCTCCACCATAAAGGTCCAACTATTCGTTGTCATCATGAGACCATTAAGCACCAAAAGCGGTGTCCCTTCACCATGAACCTCATAATAAATATCCTGCCCACGGAAATTAAACAGCATGATGTTCACCGATTAGACCAATGTCAATCGCTTGTTGTAATAATTCATCTCTAAATTTTGGATGAGCGATATTTATTATGGATTTTATCCGTTCAAAACTGTTTTTCCCTTTTAAATGCGCAACACCATATTCCGTCACTAAATAATCCACATCGTTACGTTGCAAGGTGACAGCAGCACCTGGTGTTAGTTGTGAGACAATTTTACTTGTTTCAACCCGTTCACCCGTAACCGGATCTTTCTTCATGTAAGTGGAGTATAAAGCGATAAACGAACGTCCACCTTTAGAATAGTTAGCGCCACGAACGGTGTCTACTTGACCCCCTGTACCACTGAATTGACGCGAACCAATCGATTCTGACGCACATTGACCCGTTAAATCCACTTCGAGTGTGGTATTAATGGACACTTGATTATCATTTTTAGCAATATTATAAGGATTGTTAACATAATTGCCATCTAAAACCATAACAGCTGGGTTATCATCCACAAAGTCGTACAGTTCTTGATCTCCCATAATAAATGTTGTGACAATCTTACCTTTTTCTGATTGTTTGTTTTTTCCAGTAATAACCCCGGCTTTAGCTAATTTAGCCACCTCAGCTGTTAACATTTCCGTATGTACCCCTAAATCTTTTTTACCATATAAGGATTTGGCTACAGCATTAGGAATGCCACCAATACCTAATTGAATACAATCTCCATCATTAATAAAATCGGCAATATATTTTCCAATAATTTCATCTTTTTCTTTTGGTTCAACCACAGGTAATTCAGGAACTTTATGATCGGCTTGAATAAAGAAATCAACTTCTGAATAGTGCACTTGAACATCACCAAATGTACGTGGGTAGTTCGGATTCGTTTCTAAGATAACAATATCAGCTGCATCCATCATCTTACGTTCGTAAGT
This window of the Fundicoccus culcitae genome carries:
- a CDS encoding FMN-binding protein; amino-acid sequence: MGKKTKFVLEMIAVAIIIWILTVIVFTDQVSFRQAGDAEEVVTMPEGDLTDGTYTGQADGHNGPLEVQVVVENGEITAVDVLDHVETEGISDPALAEVPAAIVENNSTDVDTVSGATVSSEAIITAVNNALSGSAGDTTSETTEGEETAALVDGTYTGEAEGHNGPLTVEVTVTDGVIANVAVTDHVETEGISDPAIEEIPAAIVENNSTEVDLVSGASVTSGAIIEAVNNALSSEATQATSTEEVAEEDGETVVVEAPSSLPAIVGYVFADGTYTGEAEGRHGPIEVEVTIEEGTIANVEVLNHVESEDIGVPAIEATTAAIVEQNSTDVEVVSGASLTSQGVMNATKNALGILVVTNDEPHLVFEDGTYTGEAEGFGGPIRVEVIVAEGKISEVTILEHGETQGISDPAIEEIPAAIINQNKVNVSAVSGASYTSLGIVNAVSNALNLPELTQEDLGSATVTTQVATTEEAVEESEEVSEEEAAEESESEEVSEEVVWQDGTYTAETEGHNGPLEVEVTIEEGAITAVEVLNHEETEGISDPAIEEVPAAIVEANSTEVDIVSGASVSSQAIIDAVNLALEEAAGGSSETTFEDGTHTGSAEGHNGPLELEVVVEDGAIVEINILDHSETKGLSDPAFEEVVAAIIESNSVEVDTVSGATYTSNAIIDAVKNALNIEE
- a CDS encoding MetQ/NlpA family ABC transporter substrate-binding protein, yielding MFKKLFVSGLTVLLASVSFASTTVTAQDENVLRVASHLPPMTDVVELAGEAIAEPYSVELVEVTDNIQYNEALLNDEVIASFAQHEPFMEMFNEERDGDLVAIQPIYNAVVGFYSPTYETVDEIEEGAEVAIPSDPTNEARALLILQDQGLLTLDEEAGFFATVEDITDNPLNLEFEHIDLLNLTAAYEDGYDLVFNYPTYIASIDLTPADAIFLEDESDNTFAIQLVVREGNVDSDEIKALQAAFTSQEVYDFLSELEAEGHLRPAFDMEDTAEDQE
- a CDS encoding methionine ABC transporter permease, which translates into the protein MTKEALSIYFERLADYGPSLAESLVETAIMLGFASLAAILIGLPLGTLLYLTAKGRILENKWIYQTANIIVNIIRSFPFLLLVIAMQPLIRAVYGRATGDPVAASFPMMVIAIALYARFVEQSLSDVPKGVVETGRAMGASIPQLVTKFLYVEARSSLIVGFTSAFVSFISYSTIMGVVGGGGIGQFAIRYGYQRFEDDIMYTAIVVIIILVQIIQWLGLNLANRLDKR
- a CDS encoding methionine ABC transporter ATP-binding protein, with protein sequence MIQFENVSKVFRTEKGKNQLSALKNINLTIKDHEVFGVIGQSGAGKSTLLRMINQLETPDEGRVLVDGVDVCQIKKSKLRFYRKNIGMIFQQFNLLSNLTVAENIMLPLTLHPYEDYLELDEVLRFVGLEDKRDSYPAQLSGGQKQRVGIARALIIKPKILLCDEPTSALDEFTTGEIVDVLRRINEKYQITTVIVTHELSVVKALCQRVAIMEEGQVVDLLDITPNTSKVVAQSYHERAMEVLLND
- a CDS encoding AzlC family ABC transporter permease, translating into MKEAFKFVFPKTIPIMTGYLFLGIAYGFLITSQGYDVWIPIAMSLFIYAGSMQYAAIPLLAAPFDPLGAFILTLMVNARHVFYAIALLRQYHDMGWQKWYSIFALSDETFSLNISMEIPEDINPSWAYFHVSWLDHFYWVAATALGALLGSFLTFDTTGIEFVLTALFLSIFVERWLNTNDHRAAMVGVVAPVICLIIFGPANFMIPAMFLILLIFAIEYYQKERRHD
- a CDS encoding branched-chain amino acid transporter permease, with translation MTNTEIIITIIVIAAGTILTRFIAFIIFPPHKTPPKFVQYLSKTLPAAVIGLLVVYAFKDTQLFAYPYALPEIIASIVLVIIHVWKRNTMLTIAISTLLYMFLVQIVFV
- a CDS encoding DUF697 domain-containing protein translates to MNNWWKDLRRILLWVSIIFGIIFTIFIINQFITLYQFLAAINSVFAIITVSALLIAITVIAYKLGRVLFSKPLVIELADNASNEEYQEYIKLLTEQLKTNPLLAEIEFKADDPHLEEKIEESFTLLNEKSLPLIKENANAIFLSTAISQNGSLDSFMVIFSNIRMIWQLANIYGTRPSLASLIKLYAQVGSIMLMARTMEDSDLIETQMEPLIASILGESIASAIPGMVPIANLVVSSMMEGSVNAFLTLRVGLVTQNYLSSYHRLNQQTLKRSTSMLALSYMGSIIRTNSKTVLKTVGNAAKKAGVGTAKRWFGFESKGKDAV
- a CDS encoding acetyl-CoA C-acetyltransferase yields the protein MTEKVYLLAINRTAVGSFLGSISDLTPVELGTQLLTSMLEQHPVVKDNVKEVIIGNVLSAGHGQNVARQISVNSGVSNEIPAYAVNMLCGSGMKSIYEAYTHIKAGEADCIIAGGVESMSQAKFVAANNLRKGHKMGAFTMDDTLLRDGLTDAFENIHMGVTAENLANKYHLSREAQDAFAMNSQEKARAAQADGKFKDEIIPVVVKTRKGEFVFEEDEYINQTTTLEKLGQLRPAFDLEGSVTAGNASGLNDGAAFAFVVSESFVQQHQLTPLVEVLGFGQSGVDPSIMGIGPVNAIHSVLKKTGLSMDQMAVVELNEAFAAQSLAVIKQLSDDLDVPEEELSKKINLNGGAVAIGHPIGASGARVSATLIHEMLRQPEAQYGLASLCIGGGMGISMVVEKV
- a CDS encoding beta-ketoacyl-ACP reductase; translated protein: MDRLKDKVALITGGSQGLGAEMAKRFKEEGAKVVSLDLKAPTEADVDFFELNVTDSEKVNAVIAEVFEKYGKIDILVNNAGITADALLNKMTDDQWDRVINVNLKGVFNVTRAVSPHMIEQGTGSVINISSVVGEYGNIGQSNYAATKAGVIGLTYTWAKEFTRKGAQVRTNCIAPGYINTSILDTVPEKIIQSMKDTNPMKRLGEPIEIANAALFLASDEASYVNGQVLGVNGGMRL